A stretch of Vibrio maritimus DNA encodes these proteins:
- the rsmI gene encoding 16S rRNA (cytidine(1402)-2'-O)-methyltransferase — MTSNKTTYIEQPTLFIVPTPIGNLGDITQRALDVLNSVDIIAAEDTRHTGKLLSHFNIQTRTFALHDHNEQQKAQVLVDKLLAGESIALVSDAGTPLISDPGYHLVSQCRQAGVKVVPLPGACAVITALSASGLPSDRFSFEGFLPAKSKGRKDKFMEIAKVERTCIFYESPHRITESLADMLDVLGPEREVVLARELTKTYETIQGLPLGELIEWIEEDENRKRGEMVLLIHGHREPVNEELPDEATRTLAILVKELPLKKAAAATAEIYNLKKNALYKWGLENLS, encoded by the coding sequence ATGACAAGCAACAAAACTACTTATATTGAGCAACCAACGCTCTTTATTGTACCGACACCGATCGGAAATCTCGGTGATATCACACAAAGAGCGCTAGATGTGCTTAATAGCGTCGACATTATTGCTGCTGAAGATACGCGCCACACAGGCAAGCTTCTGTCTCACTTCAATATTCAAACTAGAACATTTGCGCTGCATGATCACAATGAGCAGCAAAAAGCGCAAGTTTTAGTCGATAAACTTCTAGCGGGGGAATCTATTGCATTGGTTTCTGATGCAGGGACTCCGCTAATTAGTGACCCAGGGTATCATTTGGTCTCTCAATGTCGTCAAGCAGGCGTTAAAGTTGTGCCATTACCTGGTGCATGTGCGGTGATCACGGCGCTGAGTGCCTCTGGTCTGCCATCTGATCGCTTTAGTTTTGAAGGCTTTTTGCCAGCGAAGAGCAAAGGGCGCAAAGATAAATTTATGGAGATCGCCAAGGTAGAGCGTACTTGCATCTTCTATGAATCACCGCACCGAATCACCGAGTCCCTTGCTGATATGTTGGACGTGCTCGGTCCTGAGCGCGAGGTAGTACTGGCTAGAGAACTCACCAAAACTTACGAAACGATTCAAGGTTTGCCATTAGGTGAGCTGATTGAATGGATTGAAGAAGATGAAAACCGTAAGCGCGGCGAGATGGTGCTGCTGATTCATGGACACAGAGAACCCGTGAACGAAGAACTGCCTGATGAAGCGACGCGTACCTTGGCGATTTTGGTCAAAGAACTGCCGCTAAAGAAAGCCGCTGCTGCGACGGCTGAGATTTATAACCTCAAGAAGAACGCCCTCTATAAATGGGGTTTGGAAAACTTATCCTAG